Genomic DNA from Chlorocebus sabaeus isolate Y175 chromosome 6, mChlSab1.0.hap1, whole genome shotgun sequence:
CAGAATGCAGCATAACGtgctgtaactttttttttttttttttgagatggagtctcactctgtcgcccaggctggagtgccatggtgcaatctcagctcattgcaacctctgcttcccgggttcaggcgattctcacgcctcaacctcctgagtatctgggattacaggcgcttgccaacacgcctggccaatttttttgtatttttattagagatggggtttcaacatattggccagtctggttttgaactcctgacctcaagtgatcttcccgtcttggcctcccaaagtgctgggattacaggcgtgagccaccacacccggcctaatttttttaaactgcaaGCACAGACTACCTGTGCACCCTCCTGTCTGCTGTCCTGATTCATTTACTCAGGAGTCAGCGCGCTGCAGCCCATGGGCCAGACCCAACCGGGGCAAACACTTCTTTTTCCCTGACACTTCATTTTATATGGTCTACAAGCTAGGAATGgtttggaattttaatttttttttcttttttttgagacagggtctcactttgtcacccaggctggagtatagtggtgagatctctgcttactgcagcctcgacctcacgggttcaagcaattctcctacttcataTCCCTAAGTAGctgtagccgggactacaggctcccgccaccatgccacgcctggctaatttttttgtattttttgtgcagagggggtttcaccatgttggccaggcttgtctcgaattcctgacctcaggagtttgatccacccacctcggcctcccaaagtgctgggattacaggtgtgagctactttGCCtagcccacattttttttttttttttgagacggagtctcgctctatcgcccaggctggagtgcagtggccggatctcagctcactgcaagctccgcctcccgggtttacggcattctcctgcctcagcctcccaagtagctgggactacaggcgcccgccacctcgcccggctagttttttgtattttttagtagagacggggtttcaccgtgttagccaggatggtctcgatctcctgaactcgtgatccgcccgtctcggcctcccaaagtgctgggattacaggcttgagccaccgcacccggccaagaaacggacttttttttaaaattgagtcagaatctggctctgttgcccaggctggagtgcagtgactcgatcttggctcactgcaacctccgcctcccaggttcaagcaattctcgtgcttcagccttccaagtagctggaattacaggcgcctgccaccatgcctggtcaatttttgtatttttggtagagacggggttttgccatgttggccaggctggtcgcgaactcctgacctcaaataatctgcctgcctctgcctcccaaagtgctgggattacaggcatgagccactgtgcctggccccagcccacactatttttttttttttttttttgagatggagtcttgcagtgtcgcccagactggagtgcaatggcgcgatctcagctcactgcaacctccatctcccggcttcaagcgattctccttgcctcagcctcccgagtagctgggattatagacaccctccagcacgcccagctaatttttttgtatttttagtagagacagggctttcactatgttggccagactggtctgaactcctgacctcgtgatctgcccgcttttgcctcccaaagtactgcgatttcaggcgtgagccaccgtgcccggcttcccAGCCCACATTTTTAAACATCACAAACCTTATCAGTAGAAATCGTCAGTGTGTAGGCCACGCTTGGGCCGTGTCTGGGTTGTGGCAGGCACTTAGGAAGtggtttgggccgggcgcggtggctcaagcctgtaatcccagcactttgggaggctgagacgggcggatcacgaggtcaggagatcgagaccatcttggctaacacgttgaaaccccgtctctactaaaaaaattaaaaaaaactagccgggcgaggtggcgggcgcctgtagtcccagctactcaggaggctgaggcaggagaatgccgtaaacccgggaggcagagcttgcagtgagctgagatccggccactgcactccagcctgggcgacagagcaagactctgtctcaaaaaaaaaaaaaaaaaaaaaaaggaagtggttTGGGAGTGATACCTGAGACCATCATTGAGGAGGGCTTGCTGTGTCCCCGACCTGCGCTGGGGGCCAGGGAAGTTACAGAGAAGCGAAGTGGGTGGACTCGGCTCTCAGGGAGTTTCTTTCCTGGTTGGGGAGATCAAGCACCTGTAGAGTTCCACCTGTAGAGGAACTGAGAGCATGCCGGTGGCCTTGCCTCTATGGAGCAAGTCCGTCTGTGGCCAGCGAGACCGGGAGCTGTTGGAGGTGGGCGGCTGTGGTCTGGTGTTGCTGTAGGAGGACTCAGTGGCAGAACCTGAAATCCTGTTGGCAATAGCAAAACAGGGAAAGGCGTGGTTTACGGAACCGGGGAGTCCAGGTGTGCGGTGGCCACAGGTGTGGCTGGGTGCTGGTGTGTGCGGTGCCCTGTGTCCCCTGGGCCGAGGTCCACTCCAGCGTGGAGGAGGCACCCTGGCAGATTGTGTGACAGGGCTTAAGTGCCACCCGCAGTGCCTGGTGGCTCCCCTCTCCTGGCCTGGTCTGTTGTTAGGCAGCATTCTACATGGTGGCCCTTGGTGGCTGCGAGCCCGAATCCAAGCccagcagagggagagagagaggctctCTTCCCAGCAGGCGTTCCGAGCCGTGTGGACTGGATCGGTCTCTTTGGGCTGGAGGGTGTGGTTTTCTGTTTGCCCAGGTCCAGTCATGTCCCcttccacccctttcctggaCCACTGAGTCCCACGGACTGAGAGCGAGCGGTGAAGGCTGCCCTGGGACAGCTGGGTCTGTTAGGAGACCGGGTGGAGCTGGGAGCTGGGCAGGCAGGAGCCTGGTGCCCAGCCCCAGGTGCCCGCTTCCTGTGAGAGCACCTGGGCTCTGGAGCCTGCAGCAGCTGTTTTGAAGGTTTGAATCCTCCCGCCGCTGGCTGACTGCATGTTCTCGGTCTAGTTGCTTTCcttttctcagcctcagtttctttaaaatgcggatagtggccaggtgcagtggctccacctgtaatgccaacacttgaGAGGGTGgagtgggaggatctcctgagaccaggagttccaaaccagcctgggcaatacagcaagatcttgtctctacaaaaaatagaatgaataaattaggtgtggcagcatgtgcctgtagtcccacctacttgggagggatcacttgagcctaggagttcgagaccagtgtgggcaacagagtgagacctcatctttacaaaaagaaaaaaaaattaactaggtgtggtggtgtgtgcctgtagtccaagttgcttgagagaccgaggcaggaggattgcccgagcccaggaggtcgaggctgcagtgagccatgattgaactactgcactccagcctaagcaacagaaccagaccctgtctcaaaaaaaaaaaaaaaaaaagggtgggtcTAGCCCTTGCTTTGTAGGGTTAACTCGGAGATGGATGGAAATGACACCAAGACAGCCTGGAACTCAGACCCTCCAGTGATCAGCCTCGGGTGGGGAGGAAGCGTGGACCAGATCAGCCCCGGGTGGGGAGGACGCGTGGACCGGATCAGCCCCGGGTGGGGAGGACGCGTGGACCGGATCAGCCCCGGGTGGGGAGGACGCGTGGACCGGATCAGCCCCGGGTGGGGAGGACGCGTGGACCGGATCAGCCCCGGGTGGGGAGGACGCGTGGACCGGATCAGCCCCGGGTGGGGAGGACGCGTGGACCGGATCAGCCCCGGGTGGGGAGGACGCGTGGACCGGATCAGCCCCGGGTGGGGAGGACGCGTGGACCGGATCAGCCCCGGGTGGGGAGGACGCGTGGACCGGATCAGCCCCGGGTGGGGAGGACGCGTGGACCGGATCAGCCCCGGGTGGGGAGGACGCGTGGACCGGATCAGCCCCGGGTGGGGAGGACGCGTGGACCGGATCAGCCCCGGGTGGGGAGGACGCGTGGACCGGATCAGCCCCGGGTGGGGAGGACGCGTGGACCGGATCAGCCCCGGGTGGGGAGGACGCGTGGACCGGATCAGCCCCGGGTGGGGAGGAAGCGTGGACCGGATCAGCCCCGGGTGGGGAGGAAGCGTGGACCGGATCAGCCCCGGGTGGGGAGGAAGCGTGGACCGGATCTGCCCTGGGTGGGGAGGAAGCGTGGACCGGATCTGCCCTGGGTGACGAGGAAGCGTGGACCGGATCAGCCCTGGGTGGGGAGGAAGCGTGGACCGGATCAGCCCTGGGTGGGGAGGAAGCGTGGACCGGATCTGCCCTGGGTGACGAGGAAGCGTGGACCGGATCAGCCCTGGGTGGGGAGGCAGTGTGGACCGGATCCGCCTTACAGTCGGGGAGACAGTGTGAACTGAATCCGCCCTGGGTGGGGGGGCAGTGTGGACTGGATGTGCCCTGCAGTCGGGGAGGCAGTGTAGACTGGATCTGCCGTGGGTGGGGAGGCAGTGTGGACTGGATCCGCCCTGTAGTAGGGGAGGAAGCGTAGACTGGATCAGCtaggggtggggaggaagtgTGGACCTGGTGGCCCAGAGGCTGGCCTCCCCCATATTCTCAGTCTGGGGCTCTTACGTGGGTGACTGTGATAAGCCCTCAGGTTCAGAGGCATCAGTGAGCTGGGATTCTGTTCTGAGCAGAACTTCGTGTCTCCTGACTTTTATTGTTGATTGACTTTGGACTAGCTGCTGGAAATCACCACTGTGACAGGGCTGGGAGCAAAGCAGAGCCACGTCCACTCACCTTAGGACCACAGGCTACTGCTGACCCGACTCACTGGGGGTGAAGGAGCACGGACACGCTGCTTttgcgcctgtgtgtgtgtgctaattatgttttgtagagatggggtctcactgtgttacccagtctggacttgatcccctgacctcaagtgatcctcccatctcagcctcccaaagtgtttggattacaggcataagcctctgcacccagcctcctctttattttttagttcagGTTGGAATAACACTAGAGGGATAAAATCTGCGTGTTTAAAAAGGAGGTAacccggccaggcgtggtggcttatgcctgtaatcccagcactttgggaggtcaaggcagtcagatcacttgaggtcaggagtttgagaccagcctgggcaacttggtgaaaccccatctgcactaaaaatataaaaattagccgggcatggtggtgcgcgcctgtaatcccagctactcgagaggctgaggcaggagaatcgcttgaactcgggaggcagaggttgcagtgagccgagatcacagcactgcactccagcctgggcgacagagtgagactctgtctcaaaaataaaaaaatgaataaataaataaaaaaggaagcaaCACATCCAGATATTCCTGCCGAGTTTCTGGCACGCGGGTACCACTGGATTTGGATGCTGTGGCCGTGGGAGTCCTCCTGCGATAGGACGTGGAAGTATTACCATCAGCCTGGTGGGTGCAggcagaggggaaggaggaaggagctcCAGGTGCAGGGAGTGTTACAGCAACGACGGCGCCAGGGTGGGAGCAGAACGTATGCAGGGGATGTCGTGTTGCACGCAGCCTGGGCCGGGTGGGCCGAGTCTGAAGGAGCAGAATGTATGCAGGGGACGTCATGTTGCAGGCGGCTTGGGCCGGGTGGGCTGAGTCTAAGGGAGCAGAATGTATGCAGGGGACGTCATGTTGCAGGCAGCCTGGGCCGGGTGGGCTGAGTCCAAGGGAGCAGAATGTATGCAGGGGACGTCATGTTGCTGGCGGCCTGGGCCGAGTGGGCTGAGTCCAAGGGAGCAGAATGTATGCAGGGACGTCATGTTGCACGCAGCCTGGGCTGGGTGGGCCAAGTCTGAAGGAGCAGAATGTATGCAGGGATGTCGTGTTGCAGGCAGCCTGGGCCGGGTGGGCTGAGTCTGATGAAGACTGCCTCGctttcctcccatctctgcccttGGCTGTCAGCGTGAGGCTCCTGCAGCCGCTGTAACAAACCCCACAAGTGAGTGCCCTGGATGACCATGGCTTCCCTCGGGGGTTCCGAGTCTACCGTGGACCTACAGGGCTGGGCCCTCCTGGAGGCTCGAGGGGGGAATGCGGTTCCCACCTTTCCCAGAGTCTAGAGGCATCTGCTTGGCTCTCGGggactccttccttccccttcacaGCCACAGCGCAGCCTCTTCCagtctctctctgactctcatCTCACGAGGATACTACGAGGACACTGGGCGCTGGATTACCCAGGATGCTCTCCCGTCTCCAGATCCTTAACCTCATCCTGTCTGTCGAGCCCCTTCTGCTGTTAAGACGCCATCTTGGCAGGTCCCAGGGGTTAGCACGTGGATGATGTCTTTGAAGGGGCTGTTATGTTTAGTCTCCCCCATGATCAGTAATAATTTGGCACCTCCCCTTGCCCACCTCGAATGTCCCTGCCTCTGACCCCCCGCGTGTGTGCAGAGCATGTCCCTGGTGGCCCGCCATGGGAGTTTTGTTGCCAGCACACCCTGACCTGGGTCTCCTGGAGGCGACAGTGAGCACACATTGTTTATCTGTGGCCCTCCATGCTGCTGGGATGTGAGGCCCGGAAGGACAGTCCCACGCCCAGCCCATGGCAGCGACTCCCGCGCCTGGAGCAGGGCTtaggccttttgtgtctggtgtgATGTCCTCAAGGTTCCTCCGTGCTGTGGCCCGTTGTGGGGCTTGTTCCTGTTCGTGGCTGGCTCGGGCTCCGGTGTGTGGATGGGCCACCCTGTGTTGACCATGCTTCCGCTGACGGGCATTTGAGCTGTTTCCACCCGCGGCTGCTGTGGCGGTGCTGCTGTGAGCATCCTTGTGGAAGTTATCGCGTGGACGTGTGTGTGCGTTTCTCGTGGAGATCCCGGGAGTGGAATTGTGGGTTACGTGGAAACTCCGTGGTGAAGCTTCCGAGGGGCCGGGCTGTTTCCACAGCTCCACCCGGGCGCGTGCGGCTCCGGCCCCACATCCTCACTCTGGTCTCTTGTCTTGCGAACATGCGTGTTTCTTTCCCTCTGTACGGTGAGCAGGGAGCTCTTTCGAAGTCAGTGGCGTAGATTTATGAAAATGgtgaaataggccgggcgcggtggctcaagcctgtaatcccagcactttgggaggccgagacgggcggatcacgaggtcaggagatcgagaccatcctggctaacacggtgaaaccctgtctctactaaaaaatacaaaaaaaaaaaactagccgggcgaggtggcaggcgcctgtagtcccagctactcgggaggctgaggcaggagaatggcgtaaacctcggaggtggagcttgcagtgagctgagatctggccactgcactccagcctgggcgacaaagcgagactccgtctcaaaaaaaaaaaaaaaaaaaaagaaagaaaatggtgaaaTGAATTCTGCAGTGACTAGTTTGGGCAGGATGCAGCTGCACGAAATAAAAAGCAAACCCTCCTTCTGTGCGCACGCCCTAAACCCCCCTCCTGGGGGACATGCTGCGGACAGGCTGCTGTGTGGCCTCCATACCTTTCTAACAAAAAAGACCATGTTCTCCGCCTCATGGAGTGGGTGACGTCACGAAGGTCTATTCTTGTCCACACGTAAAGAGCTGGCCTATTCTTTCTTGTGACTGGGTAAAATTCCCCTGGATTAATCCAAATCTCTCCCAGTTCCCgtttatttcttttcagttatttgtcTGGAAatgagtgccttttttttttttttttttagagacaaagtctcactctgtcgcccaagctgaagtgtggtggggcgatcacagctcactgcagccttgaattcctgggctcaagtgcttctgtctcagcctgccgagcagctgggactgcaggtgcaccaccacaccttgctctttatttttttttttgagacagagtctcgctctgttgcccagtctggaatgcgatggcatgatctcagctcactgtaacctccgcctcctgggttcaagcaattctcctatctcagcttcccgagtcactgggactacaggcgcccaccaccatgcctggctaattttgtatttttatagtagagacagggtttcaccatgttggccaggctggtcttgaactcctgagctcaagtcatcggCCCGCCtggaactcccaaagtgctgggatgacaggcctgagccaccgtgactggccccCACTCAGTTCCCTCTTGATATGCATTGAACTCttcattctttcacttttcaATAATATGCTGGTGCCATATGGTGAGTGCTGGTTCTGCACTCGCCTCCGCACACCTGCTGGGCATAGCCCTGGGATGGGTGGGAACGCTGCGCCTGATGGTGCGGGACTCTGGGGAATTGCTCTCTGAGAAGGCGTGGAGTCTGCTCCCCTGCAGCGACTGGCTCATGTCTTTCAATGTGCCTGGTGCAGAGCTGTGCCCAGAGGAGCAGGTGGAGGTGGCGGGGAGCCAGCcacccccactcactcactcctctTCCTCCAGCGGCCAGTTTGCGATCGTGCGGAAGTGCCGGCAGAAGGGCACGGGCAAGGAGTACGCGGCCAAGTTCATCAAGAAGCGCCGCCTGTCATCCAGCCGGCGCGGGGTGAGCCGGGAGGAGATTGAGCGGGAGGTGAACATCCTGCGGGAGATCCGGCACCCCAACATCATCACCCTGCACGACATCTTCGAGAACAAGACGGACGTGGTCCTCATCCTGGAGCTGGTCTCTGGCGGGGAGCTCTTCGACTTCCTGGCGGAGAAGGAGTCGCTGACGGAGGACGAGGCCACTCAGTTCCTCAAGCAGATCCTGGACGGCGTCCACTACCTGCACTCCAAGCGCATTGCGCACTTTGACCTGAAGGTGAGCCCCGTGGGGCCGGCCAGTGTGGGGGCGGGGAAGAGCCTGGAGAGCACCTCTTAcgtgtgggggtgagggtggggggagCTTGGGCGCGTGGGGGTGAGAGTGGGGGATGCGTGGGGGTGAGGTTGGGGGAGTGTGGGGGTGAGCGTGGGGGATgcgtgggggtgagggtgggggagcGTCGGGGTGAGGTTGGGGGAGGCCCGTGCTTTCCCGCTGAGCCCCTTCCTGCCCCAGCCGGAAAACATCATGCTGCTGGACAAGAACGTGCCCAACCCACGCATCAAGCTCATCGACTTTGGCATTGCGCACAAGATCGAGGCGGGGAATGAGTTCAAGAACATCTTCGGCACCCCGGAGTTTGTGGGTGAGGCCCTGCCCAGTGGGCAGCCCAGCCTGGGGAGGGTGGTCTGGGGCTGCCTGCTGGGCCTGGGGTGGGTCGTGCCCGGCGCCAGCTGCCGCTTCCACAGCCCTGAGGCTGCCCCTCTTGGGCCCGGCATTGCAGGAGGTTAGGGCCTCCGTTTGGTGCAGCCCAGCCGTCCTACCATCAGGCCCTGAGGGCCAACTCTGCCGCATTCATGCCCCAAGGGCTGTGATGTGTTGAGCCTTGACCCCATGCCTGTGTCGTGAGCCTCTTCCTTGGCCAGTGTGTCCCCAGTGCCTGATCCACATCTCCCTGTTCTGCAGCCCCAGAGATTGTGAACTATGAGCCGCTGGGCCTGGAGGCGGACATGTGGTGAGTGTGCCACCCCCTCCCCCGGGCCTCCCTGCTGTCCTGGAGCGCAGGCCAGCGCTGCAGCTGGGGATGAAGCGGGGCCTTGCTGCTGTTCGAGTATGAGGGGACCATTGCCCTAGAACAGGGGCTCTGGACGCCCTGGTCCTAGGAGGGCGGGCGGGGCCCTGCACTGGGAGGGTAGGCGGCCCCACACTGCGCTGACCGTTTCCTCTTGTCTGTCCCCAGGAGCATCGGCGTCATCACCTACATCCTGTGAGTACCTGGCGGGGGCCCCTCAGCTGTGCAGCACAGCTGGCACGGATCCTGGGCTCCGTGTGTTTCATGCGGGTGCCGGGGTTCCCCAGCCTGGCTGTGACCCATCACGGGTGCTCAGGGGATACCGGGTGAACGGATGAGTGATTCTCTGTGGCTGCTGTTCCAGAGGCTTCTGAAGAGTTCTGAAGGCAGGACACTCACAGAGCACCTGAGCAGGCCGGGTTCGGGGGTGTGTATGCTCCTGTCCCTGCGGCTGCTAGGGAGCCCAGCCTCCTCAAAGTGCAAGGAAGGGACCTGGCCCCAGGCTGGGTTTTGACTCCTCCCTGGGCCACACATGGGTCTGccgttgtttattatttttatttgttgagacggggtcttagctgttgcccaggctggagtgctgtcctagctcactgcagcctgcacctcccaggcttaagcaatcctcccacctcagcctcctgagtacctgggactacatgtgcacaccaccatgctcggcttttatttatttatttattttaacagagtttcactcttggtgcacaggctagagggcagtggtgcgatctcggctgtggactgcaacccccgcctcccgggttcaagtgattctcctgcctcagtctctcgagtagctgggattataggcgcccaccaccacacctagctaatttttgtatttttagtagagacagggtttcaccatgttggtcaaggcttgttttgaactcctgacctcaggtgatcttcccgcctcggcctcccaaagtgctgggatcacaggtgtgagccaccgcgcctggctggctaattttttttcttttttcttttttttgagatggagttttgctcttgttgcccagcatCAGGCTGGGAGGCAGACGCTGTCAGGGCCTCTTGCTGCCGGGCTGTTGACCTTGATCCCTTGGCTAAGGTGTTGTCGGCTTGGGCTCCCCGCTGCAGTTACCCTCCTCCCCTCGGTGTTCCTGAGGACTGGGGTCTTTCAGGTCCTGCGTCTGCACAGATACTTTGAATCTCCAAAGAGACTCTGCCCATTCATTGCTGCTGCTGTCAGTGGCAGGGTGTGGGGGTGGATTTTGAATGCCTATTGGGTGGTGGCTGGGATTCTAGGGGCTCAGGAGTGTGAGTGGCCCAGGTGCGTGCCGTCAGCCTGTTGTCTCTGCTCTGCCTGTCGTGGGCAGGACGGAGTTGGGGGCAGCTGGGGAGGCGGCACGGTCGTGGTGGGAGCCCAGGACCCCACTGAACCCCGTGCCCATCTCGCAGCCTGAGCGGTGCATCCCCGTTCCTGGGCGAGACCAAGCAGGAGACGCTCACCAACATCTCAGCCGTGAACTATGACTTTGACGAGGAGTACTTCAGCAACACCAGTGAGCTGGCCAAGGACTTCATTCGCCGGCTGCTCGTCAAAGATCCCAAGTACGAGGGGCCGGCAGGGAGCCCGGGGTGGGACATGGGACACGGGCCCACTCCACCCATGGAGGCTTCAGGGGACTCTCCTCCCAGCACCACCTCCCTGCGGCTGGGGATGAGACATGGCTTCCCTCTCGGGCTGGAGAG
This window encodes:
- the DAPK3 gene encoding death-associated protein kinase 3, whose product is MSTFRQEDVEDHYEMGEELGSGQFAIVRKCRQKGTGKEYAAKFIKKRRLSSSRRGVSREEIEREVNILREIRHPNIITLHDIFENKTDVVLILELVSGGELFDFLAEKESLTEDEATQFLKQILDGVHYLHSKRIAHFDLKPENIMLLDKNVPNPRIKLIDFGIAHKIEAGNEFKNIFGTPEFVAPEIVNYEPLGLEADMWSIGVITYILLSGASPFLGETKQETLTNISAVNYDFDEEYFSNTSELAKDFIRRLLVKDPKRRMTIAQSLEHSWIKAIRRRNVRGEDSGRKPERRRLKTTRLKEYTIKSHSSMPPNNSYANFERFSKVLEEVAAAEEGLRELERSRRLCHEDVEALAAIYEEKEAWYREESDSLGQDLRRLQQELLKTEALKRQAQEEAKGALLGTSGLKRRFSRLENRYEALAKQVASEMRFVQDLVRALEQEKLQGVECGLR